The following proteins are encoded in a genomic region of Herminiimonas arsenicoxydans:
- a CDS encoding Putative regulator protein (Evidence 3 : Function proposed based on presence of conserved amino acid motif, structural feature or limited homology; Product type pr : putative regulator) gives MNIKANVSIPAVGTTLYKEVQKQVLRALAAGEWKPGEAIPAEKKLCERFSVSIGTLRKAIDELVAENILIRHQGRGTYVAQHNRAQQMFRFFNVTDHSGNKTYPQLSLVEFAKRRADKHAAEKLLLPATGKVFAFTNLLYLQEQPVIVDDIVLPEPLFVSLTEAQIRNRPNTLYNLYQIDFGLSVIRTEERLRAAPVGEKHAALLGLKLGTPILEVRRVAFSYNDLPIEWRISYINTEKHEYVAPIAQ, from the coding sequence ATGAATATCAAAGCAAACGTCTCCATTCCTGCGGTCGGAACCACGCTCTACAAAGAAGTGCAGAAGCAGGTATTGCGCGCGCTGGCCGCCGGTGAGTGGAAGCCGGGTGAAGCGATTCCTGCGGAAAAGAAACTGTGCGAGCGGTTTTCGGTATCGATCGGCACCTTGCGCAAGGCGATAGACGAGCTGGTTGCGGAAAACATACTGATTCGACATCAGGGGCGGGGTACTTACGTGGCGCAGCACAATCGTGCGCAGCAGATGTTTCGCTTCTTTAATGTGACCGATCACTCAGGCAACAAGACTTACCCGCAACTATCGCTGGTCGAATTTGCCAAGCGTCGTGCCGATAAGCACGCGGCGGAAAAGCTGCTGTTGCCGGCGACGGGCAAGGTATTTGCGTTTACCAATCTTTTGTACCTGCAAGAACAGCCCGTGATCGTTGACGACATCGTCTTGCCGGAACCATTGTTTGTCAGCCTGACCGAAGCGCAGATACGCAATCGTCCCAATACGCTTTACAACCTGTATCAGATTGATTTCGGCCTCAGTGTCATTCGTACGGAAGAGCGCTTGCGCGCAGCCCCTGTCGGCGAGAAGCACGCAGCCCTGCTGGGCCTCAAGCTTGGCACGCCCATACTGGAAGTACGGCGTGTGGCGTTTTCATATAATGATCTGCCTATCGAATGGCGCATCTCGTATATCAACACCGAGAAGCACGAATACGTGGCACCGATTGCGCAGTAA
- a CDS encoding Putative permease (Evidence 3 : Function proposed based on presence of conserved amino acid motif, structural feature or limited homology; Product type pt : putative transporter) — protein sequence MTSQFGVVLFGAMLAAIVSGSSGFAFGLIASAVWLHVLAPSQVVPLVVACSLLVNLVMVWQLRRVIKLNLLWPFLLGAMVGVPIGVAALHSLDAKMVRQGVGALLITYSTYMFLQPKMPVIRLTGLSGKIADGAVGMLGGFMGGATSLNGVFPTLWCGLRGWTKSEQRGVFQPYILIVHAVTLAWMGGAGELNRQTGIDILLCVPALLIGSWLGLRLFHHVSEKGFRKLMLGLFFLSGLALVVSR from the coding sequence ATGACTTCTCAATTCGGCGTAGTGTTGTTTGGCGCGATGCTGGCGGCGATCGTGTCGGGCAGCAGCGGTTTTGCCTTTGGGCTGATTGCTTCGGCGGTCTGGCTGCATGTGCTGGCACCCAGCCAGGTTGTGCCCCTAGTAGTCGCTTGTTCGCTCTTGGTTAATCTGGTGATGGTGTGGCAGTTGCGCCGCGTAATCAAATTGAATCTGTTATGGCCGTTCTTGCTGGGCGCAATGGTCGGCGTACCGATAGGTGTAGCGGCGCTGCATAGCCTGGATGCAAAAATGGTGCGGCAAGGCGTGGGCGCACTACTGATTACTTATAGTACGTACATGTTTTTGCAGCCGAAGATGCCGGTGATTCGTCTGACAGGCCTCAGCGGCAAGATTGCCGATGGCGCAGTCGGCATGCTGGGCGGTTTCATGGGAGGGGCCACCAGCCTCAATGGCGTATTCCCAACCTTGTGGTGCGGTTTGCGCGGCTGGACCAAGTCGGAGCAACGCGGCGTGTTCCAGCCTTATATTTTGATCGTGCATGCCGTAACGCTGGCATGGATGGGAGGTGCCGGTGAGCTCAATCGGCAAACCGGCATAGATATTTTGCTGTGCGTGCCGGCCTTGTTGATAGGTAGCTGGCTGGGGCTGCGTTTGTTTCATCACGTCAGCGAAAAGGGATTCCGGAAATTGATGCTCGGTTTGTTCTTCCTGTCCGGATTGGCTTTGGTAGTTTCTCGATGA
- a CDS encoding Putative tartrate dehydratase (Evidence 3 : Function proposed based on presence of conserved amino acid motif, structural feature or limited homology; Product type pe : putative enzyme): MAHYELSTPVSEAQIRQLRINDTVTLQQTLFGIRDATQIHMFDRGRTTRFDLNGHAVIHTAPNVKKVEASDAYPAGYQPICIGTTTSDRMERFTRPLMTKNGVRIIIGKGGMREDSLAAFGELGGVYLAIVGGTAALETTWITQIEDVDLDDLNPESLWKFRIANFGPLLVAMDSHGGSLYNDINKGMQARRAEVLASLGVKST; the protein is encoded by the coding sequence ATGGCCCATTACGAACTCAGCACGCCAGTGAGCGAAGCGCAGATTCGACAATTGCGCATCAACGATACGGTGACCTTGCAGCAAACGCTGTTCGGTATACGCGACGCCACCCAGATCCACATGTTCGATCGCGGTCGCACGACGCGCTTCGACCTGAACGGTCATGCGGTGATACATACCGCACCGAATGTGAAGAAGGTTGAAGCTAGCGACGCTTACCCCGCTGGCTACCAGCCGATCTGCATAGGCACTACCACCTCGGATCGTATGGAGCGGTTCACACGTCCCTTGATGACCAAGAACGGTGTGCGCATCATCATCGGCAAAGGCGGCATGCGCGAAGATTCACTGGCAGCGTTCGGCGAACTCGGCGGCGTGTATCTGGCCATCGTCGGCGGTACGGCAGCTTTGGAAACCACCTGGATTACGCAAATTGAAGATGTCGATCTGGATGATCTGAATCCGGAATCGTTATGGAAATTCCGCATCGCCAATTTCGGTCCTTTGCTGGTAGCGATGGATAGCCATGGCGGCAGTCTGTACAACGACATCAACAAAGGTATGCAAGCGCGCCGCGCAGAAGTACTGGCCAGCCTTGGAGTGAAAAGCACATGA
- a CDS encoding Putative regulator protein (Evidence 3 : Function proposed based on presence of conserved amino acid motif, structural feature or limited homology; Product type pr : putative regulator), with translation MLEFDHSTTVGTTLYKEVKRRVLRALAAGEWKPGEAIPAEKKLCELFSVSIGTLRKAIDELVAENILIRHQGRGTFVSMHNREQQMFRFFNVANHDGTKSYPHLELIAFAKKKAGTLAVQKLRQPGSKVYEFTNVLSLQGAPVIVDDITVPDLLFVGLTEAVLRNRPNTLYSLYQVRFGISIIRIEERLRAVSADARYADLLHLAIGAPLLEVRRVAYSYDDQPVEWRISHINTEHHEYMAQAAHYS, from the coding sequence ATGCTTGAATTCGATCACTCCACTACCGTAGGAACCACCCTCTACAAAGAGGTCAAACGTCGTGTGCTGCGCGCGCTTGCGGCAGGCGAGTGGAAACCCGGCGAAGCGATTCCGGCCGAGAAAAAATTATGTGAATTGTTTTCCGTGTCGATCGGAACCTTGCGCAAGGCGATAGACGAGCTGGTCGCGGAAAATATCCTGATCCGGCATCAAGGTCGCGGCACTTTTGTCTCCATGCACAACCGCGAACAGCAAATGTTCCGTTTTTTCAACGTGGCTAACCATGATGGTACCAAGAGCTATCCGCATTTGGAGTTGATTGCTTTCGCCAAAAAGAAAGCAGGTACGCTGGCGGTGCAAAAGCTGCGTCAGCCTGGCAGCAAGGTGTATGAATTTACCAATGTCCTGAGCCTGCAGGGTGCGCCGGTGATCGTCGATGACATCACGGTGCCGGATTTGTTGTTCGTCGGGCTTACGGAAGCAGTGCTACGTAATCGCCCGAACACCTTGTACAGTCTGTACCAGGTGCGCTTCGGCATCAGCATTATTCGTATTGAAGAACGCCTGCGCGCGGTCAGCGCCGATGCGCGCTATGCTGATCTGTTGCATCTGGCGATAGGTGCGCCCTTGCTGGAGGTGCGGCGCGTGGCTTATTCATATGACGATCAGCCGGTCGAATGGCGCATTTCGCATATCAATACTGAACATCATGAATATATGGCGCAGGCTGCGCATTATTCCTAG
- a CDS encoding Conserved hypothetical protein, putative ABC transporter periplasmic component (Evidence 4 : Homologs of previously reported genes of unknown function), whose product MKFRTFSLRALIGSCFLMGAIANVSAEVNKIGIAQQYGISYLPLMIMEENKLLEKAAKEAGLGDITVQWAKFAGGNVMNDALLSGDLQFASGGLGPFITLWAKTKDNIGVRAVAAMNSMPLLLNTRNPDIKTLQDFTEKDKIALPAVKVSIQAITLQMAAEKAFGSGQENRLDKFTVTQSHPDGMAAMLSGSSEINSHFTSPPFQYTELDRPGIHTVVNSYEVTGGPHTFNVVWASKKFVDANPKTYAAFLKAFDSSIAMINKDKKAAAEFYIRASKSKESVESIEKMLNDPNIEFTTTPKNTMKYADFMYRIGMVKVKPASWKDMFFPNMYNLPGS is encoded by the coding sequence ATGAAATTTCGCACATTCAGTTTACGCGCGCTAATTGGTTCATGTTTTTTAATGGGAGCGATCGCTAACGTTTCCGCCGAGGTCAACAAAATCGGTATCGCGCAGCAGTACGGCATCAGCTACCTGCCGCTCATGATCATGGAAGAAAACAAGCTGCTGGAGAAAGCAGCAAAGGAAGCCGGCTTGGGCGACATCACGGTGCAATGGGCCAAGTTCGCCGGCGGTAACGTCATGAACGATGCGCTGCTGTCCGGCGACCTGCAATTTGCTTCCGGCGGCTTAGGGCCATTCATTACCTTGTGGGCCAAAACCAAAGACAACATCGGCGTCAGGGCAGTAGCCGCCATGAATTCCATGCCGCTCTTACTGAATACCCGCAACCCTGATATCAAGACGCTGCAAGACTTTACCGAAAAAGACAAGATTGCATTACCGGCAGTAAAAGTATCGATCCAGGCGATCACACTGCAAATGGCGGCAGAAAAAGCCTTCGGATCGGGCCAGGAAAATCGACTCGATAAATTCACCGTCACGCAATCGCATCCCGATGGCATGGCCGCCATGCTGTCCGGCAGTAGCGAAATCAATAGCCACTTCACTTCCCCACCCTTCCAATACACGGAACTGGATAGACCCGGCATCCATACGGTAGTCAATTCCTATGAAGTCACCGGCGGACCACATACCTTTAACGTGGTGTGGGCCAGCAAAAAATTCGTTGATGCGAATCCCAAAACCTATGCCGCATTCCTGAAGGCATTCGACTCGTCGATTGCGATGATCAACAAGGATAAGAAGGCTGCAGCGGAATTTTATATTCGTGCGAGCAAGTCCAAAGAGAGCGTGGAATCAATCGAAAAAATGCTCAACGATCCGAATATAGAGTTCACCACCACTCCGAAAAACACCATGAAATATGCTGATTTCATGTATCGCATCGGCATGGTGAAAGTAAAGCCGGCTTCGTGGAAAGACATGTTTTTCCCGAATATGTACAACCTGCCTGGCAGCTGA
- a CDS encoding Succinate dehydrogenase/fumarate reductase Fe-S protein subunit (Evidence 2b : Function of strongly homologous gene; Product type e : enzyme): MTTSLKVKVWRGKQDGAFVSYEVPRRESQTVLDVVTYIQRHLDSTLSYRFSCRVGMCGSCAMTVNGVARWTCRTHVSKVASNGELEIAPLSNLPVVKDLATDMSEFFDKWARGKGQFKGTRTRHEEFASVDPASKARVAASAGIECIGCGVCYASCDVVTWRPAFLGPAALNRAWTLVNDVRDANQEERLRAVAGDSGCHACHTQGSCTQRCPKQIAPTAGIAGLKLLAARAALRGKL; this comes from the coding sequence ATGACGACAAGTCTCAAGGTCAAGGTCTGGCGCGGCAAGCAGGATGGCGCTTTTGTCAGTTATGAGGTGCCACGGCGGGAGAGCCAGACCGTGCTGGATGTAGTGACCTACATCCAGCGCCATCTGGATAGCACACTGAGCTATCGCTTCTCCTGCCGGGTCGGGATGTGCGGCTCATGCGCGATGACCGTCAATGGCGTCGCGCGCTGGACCTGCCGCACGCACGTGTCGAAAGTGGCCAGCAATGGCGAACTGGAAATCGCGCCACTGTCTAACCTGCCGGTGGTGAAAGATCTGGCTACCGACATGAGCGAATTCTTCGATAAATGGGCACGCGGCAAAGGTCAGTTCAAAGGCACACGCACGCGCCATGAAGAATTCGCCAGCGTCGATCCGGCATCCAAGGCGCGCGTGGCAGCCAGCGCCGGAATCGAGTGCATCGGTTGCGGCGTCTGTTACGCCTCATGTGATGTGGTGACGTGGCGTCCGGCCTTTCTCGGCCCCGCAGCACTGAATCGCGCCTGGACTCTGGTCAACGATGTACGCGACGCCAATCAGGAAGAACGGCTGCGTGCAGTCGCGGGCGATTCTGGTTGCCATGCCTGTCATACACAAGGTTCGTGTACGCAGCGTTGCCCGAAACAGATCGCACCGACGGCTGGTATTGCTGGCCTGAAACTGCTTGCAGCACGCGCGGCACTGCGAGGGAAACTATGA
- a CDS encoding Putative succinate dehydrogenase (Evidence 3 : Function proposed based on presence of conserved amino acid motif, structural feature or limited homology; Product type pe : putative enzyme): MSTNTSIKRVVTDILVLGSGGAGLFAALHAHQANPELSITVAVKGLLGKSGCTRMVQGGYNVALAEGDSIERHFMDTIEGGKWLSDQDLAWTLVTKAIERIHELENELGCFFDRNPDGTVHQKAFAGQTFDRTVHKGDLTGIEIMNRLAEQIWHRGIARLEEHRAVELIKTADGKSLAGVLMIDMRCGEFVFVQAKAVLLATGGGPTMYKFHTPSGEKSCDGLAMALRAGLPLRDMEMVQFHPTGLLAGPDTRMTGTVLEEGLRGAGGYLLNGLKERFMQNYDPRKERATRDIVSRSIYSEMRAGRTTPNGGVYIQMAHLGPEKVRVQFKGMVERCADCGFDLAADLVEVVPTAHYMMGGVIFRPDCTTALHGLFAAGEDTGGVHGANRLGGNGVANSTVFGGIAGESMAAWLLNNNELREPDIAAIELSITAHRAPFGNPIGNLQALREALYECMWEDVGILRTAEGLRRGIAKLAELDRELLTIGVADDDPAFNMTWHDWMNLRSLLAVSRVIATAALAREDSRGAHFREDAPQTSALATSAYTVVKQDGDALTVTTQAVNFVRVKPGETLLVETESA, from the coding sequence ATGAGCACCAACACCAGCATCAAGCGCGTAGTGACGGACATTCTGGTACTGGGCTCAGGCGGTGCCGGCCTGTTTGCCGCATTGCATGCGCATCAAGCCAATCCGGAGCTATCGATCACGGTGGCGGTAAAAGGCTTGCTCGGCAAGTCCGGCTGTACACGCATGGTGCAAGGCGGCTACAACGTCGCATTGGCTGAAGGCGATTCGATCGAACGGCATTTCATGGATACCATCGAAGGCGGCAAATGGCTGTCCGATCAGGATCTGGCGTGGACGCTGGTCACCAAGGCGATCGAACGCATCCATGAACTGGAAAACGAACTCGGCTGCTTCTTTGATCGCAATCCGGATGGCACCGTGCATCAGAAAGCCTTCGCCGGCCAGACTTTCGATCGCACAGTGCACAAGGGCGACCTGACCGGAATTGAAATCATGAACCGGCTGGCCGAACAAATCTGGCATCGCGGCATCGCGCGACTGGAAGAACATCGTGCAGTGGAATTGATCAAGACCGCAGACGGCAAATCGCTGGCCGGCGTGTTGATGATAGACATGCGCTGCGGAGAATTTGTCTTCGTGCAAGCCAAGGCCGTGTTGCTGGCGACCGGCGGCGGCCCGACCATGTATAAATTCCACACACCGTCTGGCGAAAAAAGCTGCGACGGCTTGGCCATGGCTTTGCGTGCCGGATTACCGTTACGCGATATGGAGATGGTGCAATTTCATCCAACCGGATTATTGGCCGGGCCGGATACCCGTATGACAGGCACCGTGCTGGAAGAGGGCTTGCGCGGTGCCGGCGGCTATCTGCTCAATGGCTTGAAAGAGCGCTTCATGCAGAACTACGATCCGCGCAAGGAACGCGCCACGCGCGATATCGTATCGCGCTCGATTTATTCCGAAATGCGTGCCGGACGTACTACGCCCAATGGTGGCGTATACATCCAGATGGCGCACTTGGGACCAGAAAAAGTACGTGTGCAATTCAAGGGCATGGTCGAGCGTTGTGCCGATTGCGGCTTTGATCTCGCCGCTGACTTGGTGGAAGTGGTGCCAACCGCGCATTACATGATGGGTGGCGTGATCTTCCGACCTGATTGCACGACGGCATTGCACGGCTTGTTTGCAGCCGGCGAAGATACCGGCGGCGTGCACGGTGCCAATCGCTTGGGTGGCAATGGTGTTGCCAACTCCACCGTGTTTGGCGGCATAGCTGGCGAATCGATGGCAGCATGGCTGCTCAACAACAATGAATTGCGCGAACCCGATATTGCCGCGATCGAACTAAGCATCACGGCGCATCGCGCACCGTTCGGCAATCCGATCGGCAATCTGCAAGCCTTGCGTGAAGCGCTGTACGAATGCATGTGGGAAGACGTCGGCATCTTGCGTACCGCAGAAGGTTTGCGCCGCGGGATCGCCAAGCTGGCGGAATTGGATCGCGAGTTATTAACTATCGGCGTGGCCGACGATGATCCTGCATTCAATATGACCTGGCATGACTGGATGAATCTGCGTAGCTTGCTGGCCGTCAGTCGTGTGATTGCGACGGCAGCGCTGGCGCGTGAAGATTCGCGCGGTGCGCACTTCCGCGAAGATGCACCGCAGACCAGTGCATTGGCTACGTCTGCTTATACGGTAGTGAAACAAGATGGCGATGCCTTGACGGTAACGACGCAGGCAGTGAATTTTGTGCGGGTCAAACCAGGCGAGACATTACTGGTCGAGACAGAGAGCGCTTGA
- a CDS encoding Altronate dehydratase (N part) (Evidence 2b : Function of strongly homologous gene; Product type e : enzyme), translated as MIHVVLHDAKDTVAVAVVEGIKAGTDLTAWIMDDDRTVSIKALQDIPMGHKIAMKPMAVGDTVFKYGVDIGKVVAAAKAGEHAHVHNIKTKRW; from the coding sequence ATGATTCATGTTGTTTTGCATGACGCTAAGGACACCGTGGCAGTTGCGGTAGTCGAAGGCATTAAGGCCGGCACCGATCTGACTGCTTGGATCATGGACGATGACCGCACTGTCAGCATCAAGGCACTCCAGGACATCCCGATGGGACACAAGATCGCGATGAAACCGATGGCCGTCGGCGACACCGTTTTCAAATACGGTGTCGATATCGGCAAGGTTGTGGCTGCAGCAAAGGCAGGCGAACACGCGCATGTCCACAACATCAAAACCAAACGCTGGTAG
- a CDS encoding Putative fumarate reductase respiratory complex transmembrane subunit (Evidence 3 : Function proposed based on presence of conserved amino acid motif, structural feature or limited homology; Product type pe : putative enzyme), with amino-acid sequence MSSVAAQQARAWYVQRISAMVLALCVIVHIGIIMYAVRGGLSGSEILARTRGSWAFGLFYSVFVLACAAHVPVGLANIAQEWLGWTAGRSRMLSLLAGLLILAMGWCAVYGVTLS; translated from the coding sequence ATGAGCAGCGTCGCAGCGCAACAGGCACGTGCGTGGTACGTGCAACGCATCAGCGCGATGGTATTGGCACTCTGCGTCATCGTGCATATCGGCATCATCATGTATGCCGTGCGTGGCGGTTTGAGCGGCAGCGAAATTCTGGCACGCACACGCGGCAGCTGGGCATTCGGCTTGTTTTACAGCGTTTTTGTACTGGCTTGTGCCGCACACGTACCGGTCGGGCTGGCCAACATCGCACAGGAATGGCTGGGCTGGACTGCCGGTCGCTCGCGCATGCTGTCGCTATTGGCGGGGCTGCTGATCCTGGCGATGGGATGGTGTGCAGTATATGGAGTAACACTGTCATGA
- a CDS encoding Putative fumarate reductase (Evidence 3 : Function proposed based on presence of conserved amino acid motif, structural feature or limited homology; Product type pe : putative enzyme), whose amino-acid sequence MKRTNDYRARSHPAYWAFLVHRLSGLVLALFLPLHFLALSQAIRGEAELNAFIRIADQPLFKFGEWGLVVLLSLHMMGGVRLLLIEFRDWSGTRNNWIAAALGVGLATGLAFALALIS is encoded by the coding sequence ATGAAGCGTACCAACGATTACCGCGCCAGATCGCATCCGGCTTACTGGGCTTTTCTCGTACATCGTTTGTCCGGACTGGTGCTGGCCCTGTTCCTGCCGCTGCACTTCTTGGCGCTCAGCCAGGCTATACGCGGCGAGGCAGAACTCAATGCATTCATCCGTATTGCCGATCAACCCTTGTTCAAGTTCGGCGAATGGGGTCTGGTGGTGCTGCTATCGCTGCACATGATGGGCGGCGTACGCTTGCTGCTGATCGAGTTTCGCGACTGGAGCGGGACCCGCAACAATTGGATAGCCGCTGCACTTGGGGTCGGCCTGGCAACCGGATTGGCATTTGCACTTGCCCTTATTAGCTAA
- the uxaA gene encoding Altronate dehydratase (Evidence 2b : Function of strongly homologous gene; Product type e : enzyme) codes for MITKDSTFLGYRRENGRVGVRNHVIILPLDDLSNAACEAVANNIKGTMAIPHPYGRLQFGADLDLHFRTLIGTGSNPNVAAVVVIGIEDSWTKKIVDGIAATGKPVVGFGIEGHGDHETIMNASKKAREFMQWASEKKREECHIKELWVSTKCGESDTTSGCGANPTVGAAFDKLHALGSTLVFGETSEITGGESILAARCANDEVRKQFMFMFDRYQDMINRHKTSDLSDSQPTKGNIAGGLTTIEEKAMGNIQKIGKKCTVDGVIDKAEMPTHSGLWFMDSSSAAAEMVTLCAASGFVVHFFPTGQGNVIGNPILPVIKICANPRTVRLMSEHIDLDCSGLLQRELTLEQTGDKLLEMMISTANGRLTDAEVLGHREFVLTRLYESA; via the coding sequence ATGATCACTAAAGACAGCACTTTCCTTGGCTACCGCCGTGAAAACGGTCGCGTCGGCGTTCGCAATCACGTCATCATCCTGCCGCTCGACGATTTATCGAACGCCGCATGTGAAGCCGTCGCCAACAACATCAAAGGGACCATGGCGATCCCGCATCCTTATGGTCGCCTGCAATTCGGCGCCGATCTCGATCTGCATTTCCGCACATTGATCGGCACCGGCTCCAACCCGAACGTCGCAGCGGTCGTCGTGATCGGGATCGAAGACAGCTGGACCAAGAAAATCGTCGACGGCATTGCCGCAACGGGCAAACCCGTCGTGGGCTTCGGCATCGAAGGCCACGGTGATCACGAAACCATCATGAATGCGTCGAAGAAGGCGCGTGAATTCATGCAGTGGGCGTCCGAGAAAAAGCGTGAGGAATGCCATATCAAGGAATTGTGGGTGTCGACCAAATGCGGTGAAAGCGACACCACGTCCGGTTGCGGCGCCAACCCTACTGTCGGTGCCGCATTCGACAAGCTGCATGCGCTGGGCTCAACCCTGGTGTTCGGCGAGACGTCCGAAATTACCGGCGGCGAAAGCATCCTGGCCGCACGTTGTGCCAATGATGAAGTACGCAAACAGTTCATGTTCATGTTCGATCGCTATCAGGACATGATCAATCGCCACAAAACCTCGGATCTGTCTGACTCGCAGCCAACCAAGGGCAATATCGCCGGCGGCTTGACCACCATCGAAGAAAAAGCGATGGGCAATATTCAGAAGATCGGCAAGAAGTGCACCGTCGACGGCGTGATCGACAAGGCGGAAATGCCGACGCATTCCGGCCTCTGGTTCATGGATTCCTCCTCTGCCGCAGCCGAAATGGTCACGCTGTGCGCAGCCTCCGGTTTTGTCGTGCATTTCTTCCCTACCGGCCAGGGTAACGTCATCGGCAACCCTATCCTGCCGGTCATCAAGATCTGCGCCAACCCGCGCACCGTGCGTTTGATGAGCGAGCATATCGATCTCGATTGCTCAGGTTTGCTGCAGCGCGAATTGACGCTGGAACAGACTGGTGACAAATTGCTGGAGATGATGATCAGTACAGCAAATGGCCGCCTCACCGATGCCGAAGTTCTCGGCCATCGTGAATTCGTCCTGACGCGTTTGTACGAAAGCGCCTAA
- a CDS encoding Putative fumarate dehydratase (Evidence 3 : Function proposed based on presence of conserved amino acid motif, structural feature or limited homology; Product type pe : putative enzyme) yields MKIDLKIVEETAKELYIRALKILPPDIKSGLSELVKHETAPSAKNILATMVTNISVAEAQDNLLCQDTGVPIYKITIGSGVEVDGYALKQAIRTGCERATREHPLRSSVVHPLTRKNEHTSCGIEIPAISIDFSPTPDVMTILMIPKGSGSENNSFLKMAIPAEGIDAIKKFTVDCVLAAGGKTCPPTIVGVGIGGTSELCVALAKRASTRALGTHCADPAGAELEQQLSAAINGLGVGPQGLGGDSTAFAVHIELAATHITMNPVAVNMQCHSARRATATFTPAGVAFGF; encoded by the coding sequence GTGAAAATCGACCTGAAGATAGTTGAAGAGACGGCCAAGGAGTTGTATATCCGCGCCCTCAAAATTCTTCCACCCGACATCAAGAGTGGTTTATCGGAGCTGGTAAAACATGAGACCGCACCCAGCGCAAAAAACATACTGGCGACGATGGTCACCAATATCAGCGTCGCTGAAGCACAAGACAATCTGCTCTGCCAGGACACCGGTGTACCCATTTACAAGATCACCATCGGCAGCGGCGTTGAAGTCGATGGCTATGCATTGAAGCAGGCGATCCGCACCGGTTGCGAACGCGCCACGCGCGAACATCCGCTGCGCTCCTCCGTCGTCCATCCGCTGACGCGCAAAAACGAACACACATCGTGCGGCATAGAAATCCCTGCGATCAGCATCGATTTTTCTCCAACGCCTGATGTGATGACGATACTGATGATTCCGAAAGGCAGCGGCTCCGAAAACAATTCCTTCCTGAAGATGGCGATCCCGGCAGAAGGCATAGACGCGATCAAGAAATTCACCGTCGATTGCGTGCTGGCAGCCGGAGGAAAAACCTGCCCACCGACGATAGTCGGCGTCGGCATAGGCGGCACTTCCGAGTTGTGTGTGGCGCTGGCCAAGCGTGCATCCACGCGTGCGCTTGGCACGCACTGCGCCGATCCGGCAGGCGCCGAACTGGAACAGCAATTGTCTGCCGCTATCAATGGCCTGGGCGTAGGTCCGCAAGGATTGGGCGGCGATTCCACGGCATTTGCGGTGCATATAGAATTGGCGGCGACACACATCACGATGAACCCGGTCGCAGTCAATATGCAATGTCATTCCGCGCGACGGGCGACGGCAACCTTCACGCCAGCCGGCGTGGCTTTCGGATTCTGA